From a region of the Chitinivorax tropicus genome:
- a CDS encoding C40 family peptidase, producing MKSLPILLALFFGALIMPVHAEPTSEPSAATSASASAETGKPKPKLETSKSADGSNAAKPAATDIKTQDLVLQALALMGVTYKFGGKSPETGLDCSGLVRYVFGKSLQMALPHNAMAISKLGENIDQEELKPGDLVFFNTLKRKFSHVGIYLGDDRFIHAPSSGGGVQVVNIKEKYWRERFNGARRLQQADIDKLAVDAKNNKGEKDKDVDKDRATK from the coding sequence ATGAAAAGTCTGCCTATCTTGTTGGCGCTATTTTTCGGCGCCCTGATCATGCCGGTACATGCAGAGCCCACCTCGGAGCCCAGCGCTGCCACCAGCGCATCAGCAAGCGCTGAAACCGGCAAGCCCAAACCCAAACTGGAGACCAGTAAATCAGCGGATGGCAGCAATGCCGCCAAGCCCGCCGCTACGGATATCAAGACACAGGATCTTGTCCTTCAGGCATTGGCCTTGATGGGCGTTACCTATAAATTTGGCGGGAAATCGCCGGAAACCGGGCTGGATTGTTCCGGATTGGTTCGATATGTTTTTGGAAAATCGCTGCAGATGGCGTTACCACATAACGCCATGGCCATCAGCAAACTTGGGGAAAACATCGACCAAGAGGAGCTGAAGCCGGGCGATCTGGTCTTTTTCAACACATTGAAACGTAAATTCTCCCATGTGGGCATCTATCTCGGTGATGACCGGTTCATCCATGCACCCAGCTCCGGCGGCGGCGTGCAGGTCGTCAATATCAAAGAAAAATACTGGCGGGAACGTTTCAACGGCGCACGTCGCCTACAGCAGGCTGACATCGACAAGCTGGCGGTGGATGCCAAAAACAACAAAGGCGAGAAAGACAAAGACGTCGACAAAGACCGGGCAACCAAGTAG
- a CDS encoding ABC1 kinase family protein → MLRETFSVLRDLPRVREISAVFVRNGLGDLVHRLGIPAMFERAGQILHVPVEPGDEPIPAPVRVRLAFEALGPTFVKLGQVLATRVDVFPQDWITEFEKLQTNVPGIPFEQLEADLQKAIGMPLDQVFRQLDRTPIGAASIAQVHRATLFTGEEVILKIRRPGIISKIEADLRILHHIAALVEFEWPDLRRYHPVSIVEQFSRSLHRELDLSVEARNVDRFRRNFECDPRIVVPGIHWEWTSEIVNVQEYIDGIPGNELKRVDQSGLDRKELAAIGADAVLKMILIDGYFHADPHPGNVFYLEGGRIAFIDFGMVGRLPHYRRDQIVDLLAALANRDEQGILDVILDWSGDVVIDEEKLAADIADFIFDYEYLPLKDIRIGALLNHMISIMREHTIALPPDLTLLFKALITLEGLGRQLDPEFEMVAHMTPFVREVVIDRYRPSSLLRRIKHEAADTLKLLSSAPRDIGKLLKEIRRGKVKIDFDLKRLDHFGIQLNRAANRLTLGIVTGCLIIASAIVMTVPSGPRLWGMSMFGFMGFFIAFLNSIWIIFSIWRSAKD, encoded by the coding sequence ATGCTCAGGGAAACCTTCAGCGTCTTGCGCGACCTGCCGCGCGTACGTGAAATCAGTGCTGTATTTGTCCGCAACGGTTTGGGCGATCTTGTCCATCGGCTGGGCATTCCGGCCATGTTCGAGCGGGCGGGCCAGATTCTGCATGTGCCAGTGGAGCCCGGCGATGAACCCATCCCAGCGCCGGTACGTGTTCGGCTGGCATTTGAGGCATTAGGCCCCACCTTCGTCAAGCTGGGGCAGGTTTTGGCAACGCGGGTGGATGTATTTCCACAGGATTGGATCACCGAATTTGAGAAGCTGCAGACCAATGTCCCCGGCATCCCGTTCGAGCAGTTGGAGGCTGATCTGCAGAAAGCCATCGGTATGCCGCTGGATCAAGTATTCCGCCAGCTTGATCGAACCCCTATCGGCGCGGCTTCCATTGCGCAGGTCCATCGGGCAACCTTATTCACCGGTGAGGAGGTCATCCTCAAGATCCGACGGCCAGGCATCATTTCCAAAATAGAAGCCGATCTTCGGATTCTGCATCATATCGCTGCCTTGGTGGAGTTCGAATGGCCCGATTTGAGGCGCTATCACCCTGTATCCATCGTCGAGCAATTTTCCCGATCCTTGCACCGCGAGCTTGATCTCAGTGTCGAGGCGCGTAATGTGGATCGATTCCGCCGCAATTTCGAATGCGACCCTCGGATCGTCGTACCTGGCATCCATTGGGAGTGGACAAGCGAGATCGTCAATGTCCAGGAATACATTGATGGCATACCGGGCAACGAGCTGAAAAGAGTCGATCAGTCTGGGCTGGATCGCAAGGAACTAGCTGCAATTGGCGCCGATGCCGTGCTGAAGATGATACTGATCGATGGCTATTTCCACGCCGATCCCCACCCTGGCAACGTGTTTTATCTGGAAGGGGGACGAATCGCTTTCATCGATTTCGGCATGGTTGGGCGCTTGCCGCATTACCGACGCGATCAGATCGTTGATCTGCTGGCGGCATTGGCCAATCGGGATGAGCAAGGCATCTTGGACGTCATCTTGGACTGGAGTGGTGATGTGGTCATTGACGAGGAGAAGCTGGCCGCCGATATCGCCGATTTCATCTTCGACTATGAGTATCTGCCGTTGAAAGACATCCGGATCGGTGCCTTGTTGAACCATATGATCAGTATCATGCGCGAACACACCATCGCATTGCCGCCCGATCTGACTTTACTGTTCAAGGCGTTGATCACGCTGGAGGGATTGGGCCGGCAGCTGGACCCGGAATTCGAGATGGTCGCGCATATGACCCCTTTCGTGCGAGAGGTGGTCATCGATCGTTATCGACCTTCCAGTCTGCTCCGGCGGATCAAGCACGAAGCCGCAGACACACTCAAGCTGCTATCGAGCGCACCGCGTGACATTGGCAAACTACTGAAGGAGATCCGCCGAGGAAAGGTCAAGATCGATTTCGATCTCAAACGTCTCGACCACTTTGGTATCCAGCTCAATCGTGCGGCCAACCGCTTGACACTTGGCATTGTGACCGGATGCTTGATCATTGCCTCCGCCATCGTGATGACAGTGCCCTCTGGCCCCCGCCTGTGGGGGATGTCCATGTTTGGCTTCATGGGCTTTTTTATCGCATTTCTCAACAGTATCTGGATCATTTTCTCAATCTGGCGATCCGCCAAGGATTGA
- a CDS encoding type IV pilin protein encodes MHFRNQGFTLIELMIAVAIIAILSAIAVPSYTDYVRRGKLVEAHSMLADFRVKMEVYYQDNRSYANGAACGYSVSNGKSFSVGCVPSNNGQSYIATASNLASKGLGGAGDFEFTVNEKNEQATTKFYGAPPSPAAACWLTKKGATC; translated from the coding sequence ATGCATTTTCGAAACCAAGGCTTCACATTGATCGAGCTGATGATTGCCGTGGCTATTATCGCCATTCTCTCTGCTATCGCAGTGCCCAGTTACACCGACTACGTCAGGCGAGGCAAGCTTGTCGAAGCCCACTCCATGCTTGCCGATTTCCGGGTGAAAATGGAAGTCTACTATCAGGACAACCGTAGCTACGCCAATGGCGCTGCTTGCGGCTATTCCGTGTCGAATGGCAAGTCATTTTCCGTTGGCTGCGTTCCGTCCAATAATGGTCAATCATATATCGCTACCGCAAGCAATCTGGCATCTAAGGGGCTGGGTGGTGCGGGGGATTTCGAATTTACCGTAAATGAGAAAAACGAACAGGCTACCACCAAATTTTACGGTGCCCCACCTAGCCCCGCAGCAGCCTGTTGGCTGACCAAGAAGGGCGCAACATGTTAA
- a CDS encoding GspH/FimT family pseudopilin, with protein MADQEGRNMLTRDRGFTILELMITIAIVSIVTMIALPEASVWLANSKTRTIAEGYMNGLQIARNEAIKRNIPIQFEIQNTGGWTVSVVSTNEVVQKSVTGTSASIKFSVIAKDNKTKVIYNGLGALVDSGNAIQELDFSPTSISTGKSTPVRVVISNPSGSVKMCLPSSALPTGDPRKC; from the coding sequence TTGGCTGACCAAGAAGGGCGCAACATGTTAACCCGGGATCGTGGCTTCACGATTCTGGAGCTGATGATCACGATCGCCATCGTATCCATCGTGACCATGATCGCCCTGCCCGAAGCGTCCGTATGGCTGGCAAATTCGAAGACCAGAACCATTGCGGAAGGCTATATGAATGGTCTGCAAATCGCTCGTAATGAGGCGATTAAGCGAAATATCCCCATCCAGTTTGAAATTCAAAATACTGGGGGGTGGACTGTTTCAGTGGTCAGTACGAATGAAGTGGTACAGAAAAGTGTGACCGGTACATCTGCATCCATTAAGTTCAGCGTAATAGCCAAAGATAACAAAACGAAGGTGATTTATAACGGCCTGGGCGCATTGGTTGATTCTGGAAACGCCATTCAGGAACTTGATTTTTCACCAACGTCGATTTCCACTGGGAAATCGACTCCGGTTCGGGTGGTTATCTCCAATCCCAGTGGTTCTGTGAAAATGTGCTTGCCATCATCCGCCTTGCCAACTGGAGATCCTCGTAAATGTTAA
- a CDS encoding type IV pilus modification PilV family protein, with translation MLTQFSNSMPKYQHGAMLLEGLIAILIFSFGLLAIVGLQGQAVRDVSDARGRIDATYVMNRIVGELWLKDPKNLKDQNTDYDDASTDIGKLAISLPNGKANVKVSNKIVTVTLTWKPPAAKDPNKLVTVTAVNEALKSGA, from the coding sequence ATGTTAACCCAATTTTCAAATTCAATGCCGAAATATCAGCATGGTGCCATGCTGCTGGAGGGGTTGATTGCCATTTTGATTTTCTCATTTGGCTTGCTGGCAATTGTTGGATTGCAAGGGCAGGCAGTGCGAGATGTTTCAGATGCTCGTGGCCGTATTGATGCTACTTATGTAATGAATCGGATTGTTGGTGAGCTTTGGTTGAAAGATCCTAAGAATCTGAAAGATCAAAATACAGATTACGATGATGCATCAACTGATATTGGTAAATTAGCCATTTCACTTCCAAATGGCAAAGCAAATGTTAAGGTTAGCAATAAGATTGTCACAGTGACATTAACTTGGAAGCCTCCGGCGGCAAAAGATCCTAACAAGCTTGTAACGGTAACAGCTGTCAACGAAGCATTGAAATCGGGGGCGTGA
- a CDS encoding PilW family protein, translating to MSNLIQSTIPSKQHGFGLMEVLIALILGLLTTLVISQVTGAFEGQKRSTMSGGDAQTTGATALYFIERDMRNAGYGFAIPAVMGCDIKGNYNGTAFNWKLAPVQITDGSATGSSSLDELTIFGSSRAEFSLPMTAKGEVVPNGLVKVDSAFGVTNNDLLVVWGAARPNCTLIQATKVCDSNAIAKDAACKTLPANPSGKPDFHIFQDTASKWNASVSQAFPAGNFLRGAVLFNLGSIQRITYKVNNSSLLRSEYDSSTNTNVDRVIMDHVVNLQARYGFDTNGDGVIDNWSVSTPSSAAIWQTLGAIRIVVVARSNQYEQKVVTGMAPLSPWPTWSDGAAIDVNFDADAEHYRYRTFETVIPLRNRIWGLP from the coding sequence ATGAGTAATCTAATCCAATCTACTATCCCATCAAAACAGCATGGTTTTGGGTTAATGGAGGTACTAATTGCATTAATTTTAGGACTCTTGACTACCCTTGTGATTAGCCAAGTTACTGGAGCTTTTGAGGGCCAGAAGCGGTCCACCATGTCTGGCGGGGATGCGCAAACAACAGGCGCTACAGCATTGTATTTCATTGAACGAGACATGCGGAATGCAGGTTATGGTTTTGCCATTCCTGCCGTAATGGGTTGCGATATCAAGGGTAATTACAATGGAACCGCATTCAACTGGAAGTTGGCGCCTGTTCAAATAACAGATGGATCGGCAACTGGGTCAAGTAGCCTTGATGAGCTGACCATATTTGGGAGTAGCCGGGCCGAGTTTAGTTTACCCATGACGGCTAAGGGTGAAGTAGTGCCAAATGGGCTCGTGAAAGTTGATTCAGCCTTTGGTGTTACAAATAATGATCTTTTGGTCGTATGGGGTGCGGCAAGACCAAATTGTACTTTGATTCAGGCGACTAAGGTTTGCGATTCCAATGCGATTGCAAAAGATGCAGCATGCAAAACTCTTCCGGCCAATCCATCTGGAAAGCCTGATTTCCATATTTTTCAAGATACGGCCAGTAAGTGGAATGCATCTGTGAGCCAAGCCTTTCCGGCAGGAAATTTCCTAAGGGGCGCGGTGCTTTTTAATCTTGGGAGTATTCAGCGTATTACCTATAAGGTAAATAATTCCTCCTTGCTTAGAAGTGAATATGATTCATCGACGAATACGAATGTAGACCGGGTCATCATGGATCATGTTGTGAACCTGCAAGCACGATATGGGTTTGATACCAACGGGGATGGTGTCATCGATAATTGGAGTGTGAGTACTCCAAGTTCTGCGGCGATATGGCAGACACTCGGTGCCATCCGAATTGTGGTTGTGGCGCGTAGTAATCAATACGAGCAGAAGGTCGTTACAGGCATGGCCCCTTTGTCTCCCTGGCCAACATGGTCAGATGGAGCTGCAATCGATGTGAATTTTGATGCTGATGCTGAGCATTATAGGTATCGGACATTTGAAACGGTAATTCCCTTGCGGAATCGGATATGGGGGCTCCCATGA
- a CDS encoding pilus assembly PilX family protein yields MNRNFRFSKHKQRGVVLFFALIALIAITLAALSLMRSRDNAVVIAGNLAFRQAAVAGADLALEKARDWIMANAVDDIGTGLNTSKPDSGYYSSAVIDLGGGQLTKLLDVTASITPSQSADNVNWDGKGTGLKAFAVPQDAYAQAVSQNYAYIIRRLCNKENLPVQGLGQECAVYSTKGSSDSKTDQSQGNMNLSGSISGYYQVTVRVTGPKNTVSYVQTVIML; encoded by the coding sequence ATGAATCGCAATTTTCGTTTTAGTAAGCATAAACAGCGTGGTGTAGTGCTTTTTTTTGCCCTAATCGCCTTGATTGCAATTACGCTAGCAGCGCTGAGTTTAATGCGCAGTCGAGATAACGCTGTGGTTATTGCAGGTAATCTTGCCTTTCGACAGGCAGCTGTGGCCGGCGCGGATTTGGCATTGGAAAAGGCGCGAGACTGGATTATGGCTAATGCCGTTGATGATATTGGTACGGGGTTGAATACCAGTAAGCCTGATAGTGGTTATTATTCTAGTGCTGTCATTGACTTGGGGGGGGGGCAGCTGACCAAGCTTTTGGATGTGACGGCAAGTATTACGCCTAGCCAGTCTGCTGATAATGTCAATTGGGATGGTAAAGGGACAGGTTTGAAAGCCTTTGCTGTTCCCCAGGATGCATATGCACAAGCTGTCAGTCAAAACTATGCATATATTATTCGGCGCTTGTGCAATAAGGAAAATTTACCTGTACAAGGTCTCGGTCAGGAGTGTGCTGTTTATTCCACAAAGGGTTCCTCTGATTCTAAAACAGATCAGAGTCAGGGTAATATGAATTTATCTGGTAGTATTTCTGGATACTATCAGGTCACTGTTCGGGTAACAGGTCCAAAAAATACAGTTAGCTATGTGCAAACCGTCATAATGCTTTGA
- a CDS encoding PilC/PilY family type IV pilus protein has protein sequence MKLSENFKIAYLSLAVSMIGGSAVAAVVLPDKPIFDPQQPKPNIFFILDDSGSMASDFMPDDIGGLTNFVKSNVQCNSIAFDPNFKYVDFIPVKVDGTKYAIPNFNAAPIDGYNPLSSTMNLAGQMYAVRKDGNTTATNCLRADSYDGVVIDNSSSQDVKNNYAVWFSFYRTRMSMMKSSVGLAFDKLDENQRVGFSTIRYLASSGADLNERNTGFLGLREFGEKSVGYGSAPGDFRKEWFKRLYQSVPGGGTPLRVSLEKIGKMYAGQIIPSSGDPLPQKQWCRRNYTILSTDGLWNSDNVSYDTDSNAPRPLKDDNRQANTLADVAYYYYINDLRPGTAYPNSLSESQSDPAKHQHMVTFTIGLGVNGLLKFVPDYKTNTNAAVSDYVGLQNGTKSWPKVIENGISTVDDLWHAAVNGYGQYFSAKKPSDIVDGLSQALRNINNPSRAGSGISFPSPDLTSGRTDVYVGGYVPGWWSGEVSRLEVDPATGIVGTVPTWKASEKFGLYTDRKIYTYDPTKSLDKKRLFQWSNLTPAEQDFFKVSSLSQCQGATAYPACKDPQNNGEDLVDFLRGDKKLQNSGDTATLFRERQHMLGDIVGSRPIYLKESLFAYTGGAFANREPRVIVGANDGMLHAFDASDDKTKWGKEIWAYVPGLVLKDMYKLADVNYQHQFYADGEPTIVDFFDSSWKTLLVSGLNKGGKGYYAIDISDANDPKPLWEYTDSEMGYTYGRPIVTKLSNDQWVVIFTSGYNATADKLVVLDAKSGSVVKTIKTGSAAGLAKISAWIDDFDADNKAKFVYGGDLNGVMWRFDLDSGAASKLIDLGPGQPITAKPELAEVNGKRVVYFGSGQILTTNDLLVTANKYGLYGVADKDATASISDLESMVVDASTGKVTGNPLDWVVKSGFVARLPNGGERSNIDPKIAAGKVVYWTNTPTDFEAESCSGNGVTRLYVLDFKKGTGSTTTVAEELSVGGTIVMTSTGKLKDISRRPSGSTDTVDGGEPMSGGKGRRVTWREVVSQ, from the coding sequence GTGAAGCTAAGTGAAAATTTCAAAATAGCTTATTTGTCATTGGCGGTATCTATGATTGGTGGAAGTGCTGTTGCAGCTGTTGTACTTCCAGATAAGCCTATCTTCGATCCGCAGCAACCGAAGCCAAATATATTTTTCATTTTGGATGATTCGGGAAGTATGGCGTCCGATTTTATGCCGGATGATATAGGAGGGCTTACTAATTTCGTCAAATCTAATGTGCAATGTAATTCCATTGCATTTGACCCAAATTTTAAATATGTTGATTTTATTCCTGTTAAAGTTGATGGTACAAAATATGCAATTCCAAATTTTAATGCAGCGCCTATAGATGGATATAATCCTTTAAGCTCAACAATGAATCTGGCTGGTCAGATGTATGCGGTCAGAAAAGATGGAAATACCACGGCGACTAATTGTTTGCGCGCTGATTCGTATGATGGTGTGGTGATTGATAATTCCTCTAGTCAGGATGTGAAAAATAACTATGCTGTTTGGTTTTCCTTTTATAGGACTCGGATGTCCATGATGAAATCCAGCGTTGGTTTGGCATTCGATAAATTGGATGAAAATCAACGGGTTGGATTTAGTACGATTCGGTATTTGGCTAGCTCTGGTGCTGATTTAAACGAAAGAAATACTGGATTCCTCGGCCTGAGAGAGTTTGGTGAAAAATCTGTGGGTTATGGCAGCGCACCTGGCGACTTCCGAAAGGAATGGTTTAAGCGATTATACCAGAGTGTGCCAGGGGGAGGGACGCCACTCAGAGTTTCCTTGGAAAAAATCGGTAAAATGTATGCTGGGCAAATTATTCCTAGCTCAGGTGATCCTTTGCCTCAAAAGCAATGGTGTAGGCGTAATTATACTATTCTGTCAACAGATGGTCTTTGGAATAGTGATAATGTCAGCTATGACACAGATAGTAACGCACCAAGACCATTGAAGGATGATAATAGACAGGCAAATACTTTGGCAGATGTTGCCTATTATTACTACATAAATGATTTACGCCCGGGCACTGCTTATCCAAATTCATTGAGTGAAAGTCAGAGCGACCCTGCTAAGCATCAGCATATGGTAACTTTTACAATTGGCTTAGGGGTAAATGGCTTATTAAAATTTGTTCCAGACTATAAAACCAATACAAATGCTGCTGTCAGTGATTATGTTGGCCTTCAAAATGGTACCAAATCTTGGCCGAAGGTTATCGAAAATGGCATTTCTACGGTTGATGATCTTTGGCATGCTGCGGTGAATGGCTATGGGCAATATTTTAGTGCGAAAAAGCCAAGCGATATTGTAGATGGACTAAGTCAAGCTTTACGGAATATCAACAATCCAAGTCGGGCTGGTTCCGGCATAAGCTTTCCTTCTCCTGATCTAACTTCTGGCAGGACGGATGTATATGTTGGTGGCTATGTTCCAGGCTGGTGGTCAGGAGAGGTTTCAAGGCTTGAGGTTGATCCGGCAACGGGAATAGTGGGCACGGTGCCAACTTGGAAGGCTTCGGAGAAGTTCGGTTTGTATACAGATCGTAAAATTTATACCTATGATCCGACTAAGAGCTTGGATAAAAAACGATTGTTTCAGTGGAGTAACCTAACTCCAGCAGAGCAGGATTTTTTCAAGGTAAGCAGCCTTTCCCAGTGTCAAGGTGCAACAGCTTACCCTGCATGTAAAGACCCTCAGAACAATGGAGAAGATTTAGTTGACTTTCTGCGGGGCGATAAGAAGCTGCAGAACAGCGGAGATACTGCCACTCTTTTTAGGGAGCGGCAGCATATGCTGGGTGATATCGTAGGTTCTCGCCCTATTTATTTAAAAGAGTCATTGTTTGCTTATACGGGGGGGGCGTTTGCAAATCGAGAGCCTAGGGTAATTGTAGGTGCAAATGATGGTATGCTCCATGCTTTTGACGCTTCTGATGATAAGACTAAATGGGGTAAGGAGATTTGGGCTTATGTACCAGGGCTTGTCCTGAAAGATATGTACAAGTTGGCTGATGTAAATTATCAACATCAATTTTATGCGGATGGTGAGCCAACAATTGTTGATTTTTTTGATTCTAGCTGGAAGACCCTTCTGGTGTCTGGTTTGAACAAGGGTGGGAAAGGCTACTATGCTATTGATATCTCTGATGCAAACGATCCTAAACCGTTGTGGGAATATACCGATTCAGAGATGGGATACACATACGGTCGCCCCATTGTGACAAAATTGAGTAATGATCAATGGGTTGTGATCTTTACATCTGGCTATAATGCAACAGCAGATAAGCTTGTTGTCTTGGATGCAAAGAGTGGAAGTGTGGTAAAAACCATTAAAACCGGGTCGGCTGCAGGGTTGGCTAAGATTTCAGCTTGGATTGATGATTTTGATGCTGATAATAAGGCTAAGTTTGTCTACGGCGGTGATCTGAATGGCGTGATGTGGCGTTTTGATTTGGATTCTGGTGCGGCAAGTAAATTAATTGATCTTGGTCCTGGTCAGCCTATTACTGCTAAGCCAGAGCTTGCGGAGGTAAATGGAAAGCGTGTTGTTTATTTTGGAAGCGGACAAATACTAACGACAAATGATTTGTTGGTTACTGCCAATAAATATGGCTTGTATGGCGTTGCGGATAAGGATGCTACTGCTTCAATAAGTGATTTGGAATCAATGGTTGTTGATGCCAGCACAGGAAAAGTAACCGGCAATCCTTTGGATTGGGTGGTGAAGAGTGGCTTTGTTGCACGATTGCCAAATGGTGGTGAGCGTTCCAATATTGATCCAAAAATTGCTGCTGGGAAGGTGGTTTATTGGACCAATACGCCTACCGACTTTGAGGCGGAATCTTGTAGTGGAAATGGTGTGACTCGTCTATATGTCTTGGATTTCAAGAAGGGTACGGGAAGCACCACAACTGTTGCTGAGGAGCTTTCGGTTGGTGGTACGATTGTTATGACATCAACAGGGAAATTGAAAGATATATCAAGAAGACCCTCTGGATCAACTGATACGGTTGACGGTGGTGAGCCTATGAGCGGTGGTAAAGGTCGTCGCGTAACTTGGCGCGAGGTTGTTTCTCAGTAG
- the cysM gene encoding cysteine synthase CysM yields MYKYLEEFVGNTPLVRLKRLPGDTTNVILVKLEGNNPAGSVKDRPALSMIRHAEARGQIRPGDTLIEATSGNTGIALAMAAAMMGYRMVLIMPEHLSIERRQAMRAYGAELILVSKASGMEGARDLAVQMVQEGKGLMLDQFANPDNPLAHYEGTGPEIWRDTQGQITHFVSSMGTTGTIMGTGRFLKEKNATVQIVGVQPCDGAQIPGIRKWPAEYVPAICDWRQIDQVMEVTQEEAEDMTRRLACEEGIFAGVSSGGALAAALRLSEQLQNATIVSIVCDRGDRYLSTGIFPA; encoded by the coding sequence ATGTACAAATATCTTGAAGAGTTTGTTGGCAATACGCCGTTGGTGAGGTTGAAGCGTTTGCCTGGCGATACTACCAACGTCATTTTGGTCAAGCTGGAGGGGAATAATCCTGCGGGCTCGGTCAAGGATCGGCCAGCTTTGTCGATGATCCGGCATGCTGAGGCGAGAGGGCAGATCAGGCCTGGGGATACTTTGATCGAGGCGACCAGTGGGAATACCGGTATTGCGTTGGCCATGGCTGCGGCGATGATGGGTTATCGCATGGTGTTGATCATGCCGGAGCACCTGTCGATTGAGCGTCGTCAGGCCATGCGGGCATATGGGGCGGAGTTGATCCTGGTATCCAAAGCAAGTGGGATGGAAGGCGCACGCGATTTGGCTGTGCAAATGGTGCAGGAAGGGAAAGGTCTGATGCTGGATCAGTTTGCCAATCCTGATAATCCTTTGGCCCACTACGAGGGGACGGGGCCTGAGATCTGGCGTGATACGCAAGGGCAGATTACTCATTTTGTCAGTAGCATGGGAACAACTGGCACTATCATGGGAACCGGGCGTTTTTTGAAGGAAAAAAACGCTACGGTGCAAATCGTTGGGGTGCAGCCTTGTGATGGCGCGCAGATTCCAGGCATCAGGAAATGGCCTGCTGAATACGTACCTGCTATTTGTGATTGGCGGCAGATCGATCAGGTGATGGAGGTAACACAGGAGGAGGCGGAAGACATGACCCGTAGACTGGCTTGCGAGGAGGGAATTTTTGCAGGCGTGTCTTCAGGTGGTGCTCTGGCGGCGGCGTTGCGTCTGTCTGAGCAACTTCAGAATGCGACGATTGTCTCGATTGTATGTGATCGCGGTGATCGTTATCTTTCAACGGGCATCTTCCCGGCCTGA
- a CDS encoding SemiSWEET transporter produces the protein MSVLAEWLGMLAAVCTTGAFVPQVLHVWRRKSAQDISFGMYFILVVGIVLWLIYGILIVAWPVILANGATLILALAILVMKVRYDRVPKR, from the coding sequence ATGAGTGTATTGGCGGAATGGCTGGGGATGTTGGCTGCGGTATGCACTACTGGGGCGTTTGTACCGCAGGTGCTGCATGTCTGGCGGCGAAAATCAGCCCAAGATATCTCATTTGGTATGTATTTCATCTTGGTGGTTGGGATTGTGTTGTGGTTGATTTACGGTATTTTGATCGTAGCCTGGCCAGTCATTTTGGCCAATGGTGCGACATTGATCCTGGCATTGGCGATTCTGGTGATGAAGGTTCGATATGATCGTGTACCGAAGCGGTAA